A stretch of Cyanobacterium sp. HL-69 DNA encodes these proteins:
- the cpcE gene encoding phycocyanobilin lyase alpha subunit CpcE: MTQAPDLTVESAIVNLTQTEDLGLRYYAAWWLGKFRVNDAQAVEALINVLEDTKDIAPDGGFPLRRNAAKALGKLGDESAVMPLIKCLECEDYYVRESAAQSLEMLGDKRAIAPLQNLLKKAVSEGALTDYAIDTVPEKPHLYQPYEAILEALGGLEAKNDLSLVKPFLKHPFPKVKYAAQRAMYQLTGDKSYGEMLVEALKGKELQLRRSALMDLGAIGYVDSASAIASVYAENSLKLIAMKGLLEHQVKIDQQNQQELSDDTMMVMNLMDSLL, from the coding sequence ATGACACAAGCCCCAGATTTAACCGTTGAAAGTGCGATTGTTAATTTAACCCAAACAGAAGATTTAGGACTCCGTTACTATGCTGCTTGGTGGTTGGGCAAATTTCGGGTAAATGATGCCCAAGCCGTAGAAGCCCTCATTAACGTCCTAGAAGATACCAAGGATATTGCCCCCGATGGGGGTTTTCCTCTCCGTCGTAATGCTGCTAAAGCCCTCGGTAAACTTGGGGACGAAAGTGCTGTTATGCCCTTGATAAAGTGCCTTGAATGTGAGGATTACTATGTTAGAGAGTCGGCGGCGCAGTCGTTGGAAATGTTGGGGGATAAAAGGGCGATCGCACCTTTACAAAATTTACTAAAAAAAGCAGTTTCCGAAGGTGCATTGACTGATTATGCCATAGATACAGTACCCGAAAAACCTCACCTCTATCAACCCTATGAAGCAATATTGGAGGCTTTAGGGGGTTTGGAGGCTAAAAATGACCTGAGTTTAGTTAAACCCTTCTTAAAACATCCTTTTCCTAAAGTGAAATATGCTGCCCAAAGAGCCATGTATCAACTGACGGGGGATAAGAGTTATGGAGAGATGTTAGTAGAAGCCCTCAAGGGTAAAGAGTTACAGTTAAGACGCTCGGCTTTGATGGATTTAGGAGCCATTGGTTATGTGGATTCGGCAAGTGCGATCGCCTCTGTCTATGCTGAAAATAGCCTCAAACTCATTGCTATGAAAGGATTACTGGAACATCAAGTAAAAATAGATCAACAAAATCAGCAGGAATTGTCTGATGATACTATGATGGTGATGAATCTCATGGATTCACTACTATAA